A region from the Rufibacter sp. DG15C genome encodes:
- a CDS encoding DMT family transporter, giving the protein MTTKDTTAPTSTPLLAWIILFGLALIWGTSFILIKKGLEVYSSDELGAIRITIATVSLLPFALRGLKAPTRQQWKFLLFSGLIGNLIPAFLFAYAETQLASGLAGVLNSLTALFTLIIGAIFFQQKITALRVTGIVIGIVGTAVLIFSGSAEENSSNGFYGLYVVLATIMYGGSLNIIKHKLVGLSAITMASLALLTVGPIAFVYLCTTDAFHKLNTVPQAWEALGYIGLLAIFSTAIGLVLYNKLIHMTGTLFASTSTYLMPIVALIWGVADGETIHLMHYVGMTVILAGVLLVNRAK; this is encoded by the coding sequence GTGACCACAAAAGATACCACCGCACCTACTTCTACCCCGCTCCTAGCCTGGATTATCCTGTTTGGCTTGGCCCTCATCTGGGGCACGTCTTTTATCCTTATTAAGAAAGGGCTGGAAGTGTACAGTTCAGATGAGTTGGGCGCCATTAGAATCACCATTGCCACGGTGTCCTTGCTGCCATTCGCGTTGAGAGGTTTGAAAGCGCCTACGCGTCAGCAGTGGAAGTTTTTACTCTTCAGCGGGCTCATTGGCAACCTGATTCCGGCTTTTCTCTTTGCCTACGCAGAGACGCAGCTGGCCAGCGGCCTGGCGGGGGTGTTGAATTCTTTGACGGCCTTGTTCACGCTCATCATCGGGGCCATTTTCTTTCAGCAGAAGATTACCGCTTTGCGCGTGACGGGCATTGTGATTGGGATTGTGGGCACGGCCGTATTGATTTTCTCAGGTAGTGCGGAGGAGAATTCGTCCAATGGGTTCTATGGCTTGTACGTGGTGCTGGCCACCATCATGTACGGCGGAAGCCTCAACATCATCAAACACAAACTGGTGGGGTTATCGGCTATCACCATGGCGAGCCTGGCTTTACTGACCGTGGGACCCATTGCCTTTGTGTACCTGTGCACGACAGATGCTTTCCATAAATTGAACACGGTACCGCAGGCCTGGGAGGCCTTGGGCTATATAGGGCTGCTCGCCATTTTCAGTACGGCCATTGGGCTGGTGCTCTACAACAAGCTCATCCACATGACAGGCACCTTGTTTGCCAGCACCTCTACCTATCTTATGCCCATTGTAGCTTTGATTTGGGGTGTGGCCGATGGAGAAACCATCCACCTGATGCACTATGTGGGCATGACGGTGATTCTAGCCGGGGTGCTGTTGGTGAACCGGGCTAAGTAG
- the dusB gene encoding tRNA dihydrouridine synthase DusB, whose product MVKIGKIELPDFPLLLAPMEDVSDPPFRAVCKANGADLMYTEFISSEGLIRDAAKSRQKLDIFDYERPIGIQIFGSEIEAMRESAAISAAVGPDLIDINYGCPVKNVACKGAGAALLRDIPKMVAMTSAIVKAVEPFGLPVTVKTRLGWDDSTKNVEEVAERLQDIGCQALTVHGRTRVQMYKGEADWTLIRKIKENPRIKIPIFGNGDIDTPQKAVEYKEKYGVDGVMIGRASIGYPWIFREIKHFQQTGELLAPPTIQERIDMCKMHFDRSLEWKGLKLGIFEMRRHYANYFRGLPNVKSYRMRLVQTEDPAEIYAILDEIANTLEYAEMES is encoded by the coding sequence GTGGTAAAAATTGGCAAGATAGAGCTTCCGGACTTTCCGTTGTTGCTGGCTCCTATGGAGGATGTGAGTGATCCGCCGTTTAGGGCCGTGTGCAAGGCCAACGGCGCCGACCTGATGTACACCGAGTTCATCTCTTCGGAAGGGCTCATCAGGGACGCCGCCAAAAGCCGTCAGAAGCTAGACATATTTGATTACGAGCGCCCCATCGGCATCCAGATTTTCGGGTCTGAGATTGAGGCTATGCGCGAGTCGGCCGCTATTTCTGCCGCTGTGGGCCCAGATTTGATAGACATCAACTACGGCTGCCCGGTCAAGAACGTAGCCTGCAAAGGCGCCGGTGCAGCTCTCCTACGTGACATTCCCAAGATGGTGGCCATGACCTCTGCCATTGTCAAAGCCGTGGAGCCGTTTGGTTTGCCGGTGACGGTGAAGACGCGCCTGGGCTGGGACGACTCTACCAAGAACGTGGAGGAAGTAGCCGAGCGTCTGCAGGACATCGGGTGCCAGGCCCTGACCGTGCACGGCCGCACGCGCGTGCAGATGTACAAAGGCGAGGCCGACTGGACCCTCATCCGAAAAATCAAGGAAAACCCGCGCATTAAGATTCCCATCTTCGGGAACGGCGACATTGACACCCCGCAGAAAGCGGTGGAATACAAAGAAAAATACGGCGTAGACGGTGTCATGATTGGCCGTGCGTCTATTGGCTACCCCTGGATTTTCAGGGAAATCAAGCACTTCCAGCAAACCGGTGAGTTATTGGCCCCGCCTACCATCCAGGAACGCATTGACATGTGCAAAATGCACTTTGACCGAAGCCTGGAGTGGAAAGGCCTCAAACTGGGCATCTTTGAGATGCGCCGCCACTACGCCAACTACTTCAGAGGTTTGCCTAACGTGAAAAGCTACCGCATGCGCTTGGTGCAGACCGAGGACCCAGCTGAGATCTACGCCATCTTAGATGAGATTGCCAACACGCTGGAATACGCCGAAATGGAGTCCTGA
- a CDS encoding CPBP family intramembrane glutamic endopeptidase — translation MKGFISSRLHPLTALLLLTAFVIAGFFVGMFLSMVLVKVLFGYGIVEMQQLLQSPTDYPEGRQALLVYQGVTMVCGFALGALAFIKFNKGNVGEYLSPKPQVPFNALLLSAVLIILIMPANSWLIEWNVNFQFPEFLKEMEAGMKAKEEQLKVLTEYLTKFDTIGSLLFGMVIIAVLPAICEELLFRGVLQQELIRWFKNPHVGILVASFIFGAIHFQFYGLFPRMALGMVLGYLYYWSKNIWVPIVGHFMNNGFTLLFLYLHQQGQVDVKVESTEAMPWYWSLGSVVISGLVLYVLHKGYNQVAHPAVNEDRF, via the coding sequence ATGAAAGGTTTCATCTCATCGCGTCTGCATCCTTTGACCGCTCTTCTGTTGTTGACGGCTTTTGTCATTGCAGGCTTTTTTGTGGGCATGTTCCTGTCCATGGTGCTGGTGAAAGTTCTTTTTGGGTATGGCATAGTAGAAATGCAACAGCTCTTGCAAAGCCCTACGGATTACCCCGAGGGACGTCAGGCGCTGTTAGTTTACCAGGGCGTGACCATGGTCTGCGGGTTTGCCCTAGGCGCCTTGGCCTTCATCAAATTCAACAAAGGCAACGTGGGCGAGTATCTTTCGCCCAAACCCCAAGTGCCGTTCAACGCCCTTTTATTGAGCGCGGTGCTCATCATCTTGATTATGCCCGCCAACAGTTGGTTGATTGAATGGAATGTGAATTTTCAGTTTCCGGAGTTTTTGAAGGAGATGGAGGCGGGCATGAAAGCCAAGGAAGAGCAACTAAAAGTCTTGACGGAGTACCTGACTAAGTTTGATACGATTGGGTCACTACTCTTCGGGATGGTGATTATTGCGGTGCTGCCAGCCATCTGTGAGGAGCTTTTGTTTAGAGGCGTTTTGCAGCAGGAGTTGATTAGGTGGTTCAAGAACCCACACGTGGGCATTTTGGTGGCATCGTTCATCTTTGGCGCCATCCACTTTCAGTTTTACGGTCTGTTCCCGCGCATGGCGCTGGGCATGGTGCTGGGCTACCTGTATTACTGGTCTAAAAACATCTGGGTGCCTATTGTGGGCCACTTCATGAATAACGGTTTTACGCTGCTCTTTTTGTACCTGCACCAGCAAGGGCAGGTAGATGTAAAGGTAGAATCTACGGAGGCCATGCCGTGGTATTGGTCTTTAGGCTCCGTGGTGATTAGCGGCCTGGTTTTATATGTCTTGCACAAAGGATACAACCAAGTGGCGCATCCGGCAGTAAACGAAGACCGTTTTTAG
- a CDS encoding phosphatidate cytidylyltransferase encodes MEIPTKKPSSNLQQRIWAGAAGAALFVGGIYFSEWTFFLLFLALTVLGLLEFYRLLSVKGFQPNRAMGLLLGVGLYVLCFLIKQDQLSSDWLFLLPPVMLLVLVAELYRKKEQPFTNIALTLTGVLYIAAPFSMLHVLAFLPDRYSWQIILGVMLLIWSSDTGAYIAGKSFGKHKLFPRISPGKTWEGWVGGVILSLVVAYVLSLYFEDLTLAQWLGVGALVSVFGVLGDLVESMLKRSLDVKDSGTLIPGHGGILDRFDSLILVVPFLVAFLELVR; translated from the coding sequence ATGGAGATACCAACCAAGAAACCTTCCAGCAACCTGCAACAGCGCATTTGGGCCGGGGCCGCGGGCGCCGCTCTTTTTGTAGGAGGCATTTACTTTAGTGAGTGGACCTTCTTTCTGCTGTTTCTAGCTTTGACGGTGCTGGGTCTCTTAGAATTCTACCGGCTTCTTTCTGTAAAAGGGTTTCAGCCGAACCGCGCCATGGGTCTTTTGTTAGGCGTGGGACTGTACGTGCTGTGCTTCCTGATCAAGCAGGACCAGCTAAGCAGTGACTGGCTGTTCCTGTTGCCGCCGGTCATGCTGCTGGTCTTGGTAGCCGAACTGTACCGCAAGAAAGAACAACCGTTCACCAACATCGCCTTGACGCTTACGGGCGTGCTCTACATTGCCGCGCCGTTTAGTATGCTTCACGTGCTGGCCTTTCTGCCAGACCGTTACAGCTGGCAGATCATCTTGGGCGTCATGCTTTTGATCTGGTCCTCAGACACTGGCGCGTACATAGCAGGCAAGTCGTTTGGCAAGCACAAGCTGTTTCCTAGAATATCGCCGGGCAAAACCTGGGAAGGCTGGGTAGGCGGCGTCATTCTTTCTCTGGTGGTGGCCTATGTGCTGTCTCTGTACTTTGAGGACCTGACCCTGGCACAATGGCTGGGCGTGGGAGCGCTGGTATCAGTGTTTGGCGTGCTGGGCGATCTGGTGGAATCTATGCTGAAAAGAAGCCTGGACGTGAAGGACTCCGGTACGTTGATACCAGGCCACGGTGGTATTTTGGACCGCTTTGACAGCTTGATTTTAGTAGTGCCTTTTTTGGTAGCCTTTTTGGAGTTAGTCCGTTAA
- a CDS encoding Glu/Leu/Phe/Val dehydrogenase, translated as MAYKEPAPIKDKESPFESMMSRFNIAAEALGLDDETYNVLKSPARQVIVNLPVTMDDGSIRVFEGFRVVHSTILGPSKGGIRYDMGVFLDEVKALAAWMTWKCAVVDIPYGGAKGGIICDPSTMSAGELERLTRAYTVALIDTFGPDQDIPAPDMGTGPREMAWLMDEYSKTKGMTVNSVVTGKPLVLGGSLGRVEATGRGVMVSAMAAMEKLGMDPYQSTAAVQGFGNVGSWAAKLLSERGVKILGVSDVSGAYWNDNGINIDEAILYKNAHNGRLEGYAGAQKISNDDLLTSKVDILVPAAVEDVITVHNADKIQAKLIVEGANGPTSANADRIINEKGIMVVPDILANSGGVTVSYFEWVQNRMGYKWSLDMVTERSERIMTEAFNKVYNASQKYNVPMRIAAYIVAIDKVAQTYKFRGGF; from the coding sequence ATGGCCTATAAAGAACCTGCCCCTATAAAGGACAAAGAGAGCCCATTTGAGTCTATGATGTCCCGTTTCAACATTGCTGCTGAAGCACTTGGACTAGATGATGAGACCTATAACGTATTAAAATCGCCAGCCCGTCAGGTGATTGTGAACCTGCCCGTGACCATGGATGATGGCAGCATCCGGGTGTTTGAAGGCTTCAGAGTAGTACACTCTACCATCTTGGGCCCTTCTAAAGGCGGTATCCGTTATGATATGGGTGTGTTTTTGGACGAGGTGAAAGCCCTTGCCGCCTGGATGACCTGGAAATGCGCCGTGGTGGATATTCCGTATGGTGGTGCCAAAGGTGGTATCATCTGTGATCCTAGCACCATGTCTGCTGGTGAACTAGAGCGCTTAACCCGTGCCTATACCGTTGCCTTGATTGATACCTTTGGCCCTGACCAGGATATTCCTGCGCCAGACATGGGTACCGGCCCAAGAGAAATGGCGTGGTTGATGGATGAGTACTCCAAGACCAAAGGCATGACCGTGAACTCTGTAGTGACGGGTAAACCATTGGTATTAGGTGGTTCATTGGGCCGTGTGGAGGCTACAGGCCGTGGCGTGATGGTGTCTGCCATGGCGGCCATGGAGAAACTGGGCATGGACCCGTACCAGTCTACGGCGGCGGTGCAAGGCTTCGGGAACGTAGGTTCTTGGGCGGCTAAACTGTTGTCTGAGCGCGGCGTGAAGATCTTGGGCGTGAGTGACGTGAGTGGTGCTTATTGGAACGACAACGGCATCAACATTGACGAGGCCATCTTGTACAAAAACGCTCACAACGGTAGACTGGAAGGCTACGCCGGCGCGCAGAAAATCAGCAATGATGACCTGTTGACGTCTAAAGTAGATATTCTGGTGCCAGCCGCGGTAGAAGACGTGATCACCGTGCACAACGCAGATAAGATCCAGGCCAAGCTGATTGTAGAAGGCGCCAACGGACCAACGTCTGCCAACGCAGACCGCATCATCAATGAGAAAGGCATCATGGTAGTGCCAGACATCCTGGCCAACTCTGGCGGGGTGACGGTGTCTTACTTTGAGTGGGTGCAGAACCGCATGGGTTACAAGTGGAGCCTGGACATGGTGACCGAGCGTTCTGAGCGCATCATGACCGAGGCCTTCAACAAGGTTTACAACGCGTCGCAGAAATACAACGTGCCAATGCGTATTGCCGCGTACATTGTGGCTATTGACAAAGTGGCCCAGACCTATAAATTCCGCGGCGGATTCTAA
- a CDS encoding phosphatidylserine decarboxylase family protein yields the protein MKIHKEGRKILFFTLLGLLVVNLVLYYFNSNLTFNWIFTGASAIVFLLILQFFRSPYRNLLLHEDLVIAPADGKVVVIEDVEEPEYFQGMRKQISIFMSPINVHITRNPVSGVVKYFKYHPGNYLVAWHPKSSTKNERTTTVVESLAGPEVLFRQIAGAMARRIVWYVTEGDEVNQGEEFGFIKFGSRVDIFVPLDTEVKVQLGQKTKGGQTVIAQLKTTV from the coding sequence ATGAAAATTCACAAAGAAGGACGAAAGATTCTGTTCTTTACCTTGCTCGGCTTGTTGGTCGTTAACCTGGTACTTTATTACTTTAACAGCAACCTCACCTTTAACTGGATTTTCACCGGTGCCTCTGCCATTGTCTTTCTGTTGATCCTCCAGTTCTTCCGGAGCCCGTACCGCAACCTGCTGTTGCATGAGGACTTGGTCATCGCCCCCGCCGATGGGAAGGTAGTGGTGATTGAGGATGTGGAGGAGCCTGAGTACTTCCAAGGCATGCGCAAGCAGATCTCCATTTTCATGTCGCCTATCAACGTGCACATTACCCGCAACCCGGTTTCTGGCGTGGTGAAATACTTTAAATACCACCCGGGCAATTACCTGGTGGCGTGGCACCCAAAGTCCAGCACCAAGAATGAACGCACCACCACGGTGGTAGAATCATTGGCTGGCCCCGAGGTGTTGTTCCGTCAGATTGCCGGCGCCATGGCCCGCCGCATAGTGTGGTACGTGACAGAAGGAGACGAAGTCAACCAGGGTGAGGAGTTCGGTTTCATCAAGTTCGGATCACGGGTAGACATTTTTGTACCCTTGGACACCGAGGTGAAAGTGCAGCTAGGTCAGAAGACCAAAGGCGGCCAGACCGTCATTGCTCAATTGAAAACCACAGTGTAA
- a CDS encoding GAF domain-containing protein yields MAENLLIDASLSKEEKYKALLPQIEALVGPETDLIANLANTMAALRQGFGFFWVGAYLVKDGELVLGPFQGPVACTRIPFHKGVCGACYTRQETLVVSDVEAFPGHIACSSESKSEIVVPVIKNGEVKMVLDVDSDRLNDFDEVDQKYLEQLMKLAENWF; encoded by the coding sequence ATGGCAGAGAATCTATTAATAGACGCAAGCCTCAGCAAAGAGGAGAAATATAAAGCATTACTACCACAGATTGAAGCGCTTGTAGGCCCGGAGACAGATTTGATCGCCAACCTAGCCAACACCATGGCGGCCTTGCGCCAAGGCTTCGGATTCTTCTGGGTAGGCGCGTATTTGGTGAAGGACGGCGAATTGGTGCTAGGACCGTTTCAGGGACCGGTGGCCTGCACGCGCATTCCGTTCCACAAAGGCGTGTGCGGCGCCTGCTACACCCGACAGGAGACGTTGGTAGTGTCAGACGTGGAAGCCTTCCCGGGACACATTGCCTGCAGCTCAGAATCTAAGTCTGAAATTGTGGTACCGGTCATCAAAAACGGCGAAGTGAAAATGGTCCTAGACGTAGACAGCGACCGCCTCAATGACTTCGATGAGGTAGACCAGAAATACTTGGAGCAATTGATGAAACTAGCCGAGAACTGGTTCTAA
- the ribD gene encoding bifunctional diaminohydroxyphosphoribosylaminopyrimidine deaminase/5-amino-6-(5-phosphoribosylamino)uracil reductase RibD has translation METVDEKFMQRALDLALLGEGYARPNPMVGCVIMHEENIIGEGWHQQYGGPHAEVNAINSVQDKSLLQHSRVYVTLEPCSHYGKTPPCADLLIQHGVKDVVICNTDPNPLVAGRGIQKLKDAGCAVVTGILEEKGLEVNKRFFTFQTQKRPYLVLKWAESADGFIALPQHQACQISGVISLKLVHKWRTQEQAILVGTRTALHDNPTLNVRHWAGPSPLRITIDKHLQLPTTHHILDNSHPTWVYTFEQKQSQSQTHFVTLSEDVDVLGKMMQDLYQRQVQSVLVEGGTTLLESFIEKGLWDEIRVFKSPKYLHDGIAGPQLPNLVFTFKERIGEDELTIYRNHF, from the coding sequence ATGGAAACGGTAGACGAGAAATTCATGCAACGCGCGCTTGACTTGGCGCTTTTAGGCGAAGGCTACGCCCGGCCTAACCCTATGGTAGGCTGCGTGATTATGCATGAAGAGAACATCATCGGCGAAGGCTGGCACCAACAATACGGCGGACCGCACGCCGAGGTCAACGCCATCAACAGCGTACAGGACAAAAGCCTGCTGCAGCACAGCCGCGTGTACGTGACCTTGGAGCCCTGCTCTCATTACGGCAAGACGCCTCCCTGCGCCGACCTACTCATTCAACACGGCGTAAAAGACGTGGTCATCTGCAACACAGATCCCAACCCGCTAGTGGCCGGGCGTGGCATCCAGAAACTAAAAGACGCGGGTTGTGCTGTAGTGACTGGTATTTTAGAAGAAAAAGGACTGGAAGTGAACAAACGTTTCTTCACCTTCCAGACCCAGAAGCGTCCCTACCTAGTTTTAAAATGGGCCGAATCGGCCGACGGATTCATTGCCCTACCCCAGCACCAAGCCTGTCAAATCTCGGGGGTGATCTCCCTGAAACTGGTGCACAAATGGCGCACCCAGGAGCAGGCCATTCTGGTAGGCACGCGCACCGCCCTGCATGACAACCCCACTTTAAACGTCCGGCACTGGGCTGGCCCCTCGCCGCTCAGGATTACCATTGACAAGCACCTGCAACTCCCCACTACGCATCATATTTTAGACAATTCCCATCCCACTTGGGTATACACCTTTGAGCAAAAGCAAAGCCAATCGCAGACGCATTTTGTGACACTTTCCGAAGATGTGGATGTGCTTGGCAAGATGATGCAGGATCTGTACCAGCGTCAGGTGCAGTCTGTGTTGGTAGAAGGCGGCACGACTTTATTAGAGTCTTTTATTGAAAAGGGGCTTTGGGACGAGATCAGGGTTTTCAAGTCTCCCAAATATTTACATGATGGCATAGCCGGCCCGCAACTCCCAAATCTTGTTTTCACTTTTAAAGAGAGAATTGGCGAGGACGAACTGACCATCTACCGTAATCACTTTTAA
- the prmC gene encoding peptide chain release factor N(5)-glutamine methyltransferase, producing MILQQLLQSLTTHLETVYEAHEARTIAEWVLQHELKCSRFELLQHRFSEASIELQEQVNGYLPRLLQQEPVQYVLGEASFYGREFQVSPAVLIPRPETEELVQMVIQAYKLNPEARLLDIGTGSGCIPITLSLELPTAQVWGLDVSPEALGIAQQNGHQLEASVQWLQQDILQEIPALDSHSLDAIISNPPYVLEDEKELMRENVLAFEPHLALFVPNHDPLLFYRRIAKVAQLLLKPQGKLFFEINERYAKETATMLEGLGYQEIKSGKDLRGKDRFVTASYV from the coding sequence ATGATTCTTCAGCAGCTCCTTCAATCGCTCACTACGCATCTGGAAACGGTCTATGAGGCCCATGAGGCCAGAACCATCGCTGAGTGGGTGTTGCAGCATGAGTTGAAATGCTCTCGGTTTGAGTTGCTCCAGCACCGGTTTTCTGAAGCGTCTATTGAGTTACAAGAGCAGGTCAATGGCTATCTGCCAAGATTGCTCCAACAAGAACCTGTGCAGTATGTCTTAGGCGAGGCTTCCTTTTACGGCCGCGAGTTTCAGGTTTCCCCGGCAGTTCTAATCCCTAGGCCAGAAACCGAGGAACTGGTACAGATGGTCATTCAGGCGTACAAGCTCAATCCAGAAGCTAGGCTGCTGGACATTGGTACCGGTAGTGGCTGCATTCCCATCACCTTGTCCTTAGAGCTGCCCACCGCCCAGGTCTGGGGGTTGGATGTCTCACCTGAGGCTCTAGGCATAGCCCAGCAGAATGGGCACCAATTGGAGGCTAGCGTCCAATGGCTGCAGCAGGACATCTTGCAGGAGATACCAGCATTAGACTCTCATTCTTTAGATGCTATCATTAGTAATCCACCGTATGTGCTGGAAGACGAAAAAGAGCTGATGCGGGAGAACGTGCTGGCCTTTGAGCCGCACCTGGCTTTGTTTGTGCCCAACCATGACCCTTTGCTGTTCTATCGGCGCATTGCCAAGGTAGCGCAGTTGCTGTTGAAGCCCCAGGGAAAACTTTTCTTTGAGATTAATGAGCGGTACGCCAAGGAGACTGCGACCATGCTTGAGGGTTTGGGCTACCAAGAAATAAAATCGGGAAAAGATTTACGCGGGAAAGATAGATTCGTAACCGCTTCTTACGTTTAG
- a CDS encoding acyltransferase — protein MSDTSPSYFAHATAVLDEGCIIGEGTKIWHFSHIMPKCTIGKRCNIGQNVVISPDVVLGENVKIQNNVSVYSGVVCEDDVFLGPSMVFTNVLNPRSAINRRGEYQKTLVQKGASIGANATIVCGNTIGAYALIGAGAVVTKDVPPYALVYGNPSKQHGWVSEAGHKLAFNEESKATCPETGEVYQIENNTVTKLSI, from the coding sequence ATGTCAGATACTTCCCCATCCTATTTCGCCCATGCAACTGCCGTCCTTGATGAAGGCTGTATCATTGGCGAGGGCACAAAAATCTGGCATTTCTCCCACATCATGCCTAAATGCACCATTGGCAAGCGCTGTAACATTGGGCAGAACGTGGTCATATCACCAGACGTGGTTTTAGGGGAGAATGTAAAGATTCAGAACAATGTGTCTGTGTACAGTGGGGTGGTCTGCGAGGATGATGTGTTCCTAGGGCCCTCTATGGTCTTTACCAATGTGTTGAACCCTAGAAGTGCCATCAACAGAAGAGGCGAGTACCAAAAGACACTAGTGCAGAAAGGTGCCAGTATTGGGGCTAATGCCACCATTGTCTGCGGAAACACTATTGGTGCCTATGCCTTGATTGGCGCCGGCGCCGTGGTCACCAAAGACGTGCCGCCATATGCCTTGGTGTACGGAAACCCGTCCAAGCAGCACGGCTGGGTGAGCGAGGCAGGCCACAAGCTTGCTTTCAACGAAGAATCTAAGGCCACCTGCCCTGAGACGGGAGAGGTCTACCAGATAGAAAATAATACAGTAACAAAGTTATCCATTTAA
- a CDS encoding nucleotide sugar dehydrogenase, translating to MYQQLLNKEAKLAVIGLGYVGLPIALEFAKKISVIGFDINEKRVEMMRNNIDPSGELEASAFEGTDITFTHDLEVLREARFFIVAVPTPIDAYALPDLKPLLGASSTVGKVLKAGDYVVYESTVYPGCTEEDCIPVLERESGLKFHSDFKVGYSPERINPGDKEHTLTKIVKVVSGCDAESLDVVAKVYELVIEAGVHRASSIKVAEAAKIIENTQRDVNIALMNELSIIFDRMNINTYEVLEASGTKWNFLKFFPGLVGGHCIGVDPYYLTYKAKALGYDSKIILSGRTINDGMGAYVASKAIKMMIKEGKAISKAKVLVMGATFKENVEDIRNSKVADVINELKSFGVQVDVVDPYADSEELKHEYGFALTQNPTNDYDAIVVAVNHKDYLGLDETYFKSISTDHPIVIDLKGIYRGKINSLPYWSL from the coding sequence GTGTATCAGCAACTACTTAACAAAGAGGCCAAACTAGCAGTAATCGGATTAGGATATGTGGGACTCCCCATTGCGTTGGAGTTCGCCAAAAAGATCAGTGTGATTGGGTTTGATATCAATGAGAAGCGTGTAGAGATGATGCGCAACAACATTGACCCAAGCGGAGAGCTAGAGGCGTCTGCGTTTGAAGGCACCGATATCACCTTCACACATGACTTAGAGGTGCTACGTGAAGCTCGCTTCTTCATTGTGGCAGTTCCTACTCCCATTGATGCCTATGCGCTTCCTGATTTGAAGCCGCTTTTAGGCGCTTCTTCTACGGTAGGCAAAGTATTGAAGGCAGGGGACTACGTGGTATATGAGTCTACTGTGTATCCAGGTTGTACTGAAGAGGATTGCATTCCAGTGTTGGAGCGCGAGTCTGGCTTGAAGTTTCATTCAGACTTTAAAGTAGGCTACTCTCCGGAACGCATCAATCCAGGCGACAAAGAGCATACGCTAACCAAGATCGTGAAAGTAGTTTCTGGCTGTGACGCTGAGTCATTGGATGTAGTGGCTAAGGTATATGAGCTGGTGATTGAGGCAGGCGTGCACCGTGCGTCTTCCATCAAGGTAGCCGAGGCGGCCAAGATCATTGAGAACACCCAGCGCGATGTGAACATCGCCTTGATGAATGAGTTGTCCATCATCTTTGACAGAATGAACATCAATACCTATGAGGTGTTGGAAGCCTCTGGCACTAAGTGGAACTTCTTAAAATTCTTCCCGGGTCTGGTGGGTGGTCACTGCATTGGCGTGGACCCATATTATTTGACCTACAAAGCGAAAGCTCTGGGTTATGACTCCAAGATTATCTTGAGCGGTCGTACCATCAACGACGGGATGGGCGCTTATGTGGCCAGCAAAGCCATCAAGATGATGATCAAAGAAGGAAAGGCCATCTCCAAAGCCAAAGTTTTGGTGATGGGCGCTACTTTCAAGGAGAACGTGGAAGACATCCGTAACTCTAAAGTGGCAGATGTCATCAACGAGCTGAAGAGCTTCGGGGTACAGGTGGACGTAGTAGACCCATATGCTGATTCTGAGGAGTTGAAACATGAGTACGGCTTCGCCTTGACCCAGAACCCAACCAACGACTATGACGCAATCGTGGTGGCGGTAAATCATAAAGATTATTTGGGCTTGGACGAGACATACTTCAAGAGCATTTCCACTGATCATCCCATTGTGATTGATTTGAAGGGAATCTATCGTGGTAAGATCAACTCTCTGCCTTACTGGAGTCTATAA